Proteins encoded by one window of Sciurus carolinensis chromosome 12, mSciCar1.2, whole genome shotgun sequence:
- the LOC124961774 gene encoding torsin-1A-interacting protein 2: MFSDNSHCPDCGQQWFPSLELGHWLYQTELVENECYQVFLDRINRADYCPECYPDNPANRSLVLPWSFPLEWAPQNLTRWTFEKACHPFLLGPPLVRKRIHDSRVAGFNPALQLILTRTDKTLNKKLGQNK; the protein is encoded by the coding sequence ATGTTCTCCGATAACTCACATTGCCCTGACTGTGGGCAGCAGTGGTTCCCTAGTTTAGAACTAGGCCATTGGTTGTACCAAACCGAACTTGTTGAGAATGAATGCTACCAAGTATTCCTAGACCGTATTAACAGGGCTGATTATTGCCCAGAATGCTATCCTGATAATCCTGCTAATAGAAGCCTTGTTCTTCCTTGGTCTTTCCCACTAGAGTGGGCACCCCAAAATCTCACCAGGTGGACCTTTGAAAAAGCTTGCCATCCATTTCTTCTGGGTCCTCCCCTGGTTAGAAAAAGGATACATGACTCCAGAGTAGCTGGTTTTAACCCTGCGTTACAGTTAATCTTGACCAGAACAGATAAAACCTTAAACAAAAAACTTGGCCAAAATAAATAA